Sequence from the Nitrospira sp. SG-bin1 genome:
GCGGGAAGACGTGCATCGGATGGCGGAAGCCAATAAAGCGTTCGCTCATTATCGCTGGTAACGTCATCTGTGCTGCAGTTGAGCCGTGCTGCGATCTGCAGATTCCGGTGCTCCTGTGTCGCAGCAGTGTGATGCGGCTTGATCTGCAGCACAAGTGTTTTTAAAGGGGTTGAAGTGGCTCGTCAGACATCATTAGAACGCACGCGAAACATCGGTATCATGGCTCATATCGATGCCGGTAAGACTACGACCACCGAGCGGATCCTCTACTATACGGGTATGACGCATAAGCTGGGCGAGGTTCATGAGGGTGCCGCCACGATGGACTGGATGGAGCAGGAGCGAGAGCGAGGTATCACGATTACCGCTGCCGCAACCACCTGTTTTTGGCGCGACCACCGCATCAATATTATTGATACGCCGGGCCATGTGGATTTTACGATCGAGGTAGAGCGTTCACTGCGGGTGCTCGATGGCGCAGTTGCGGCATTTGATTCCGTTCAGGGTGTTGAGCCTCAATCTGAGACGGTGTGGCGTCAGGCTGATAAGTATCAAGTCCCTCGTATTGCTTTCATGAATAAGATGGATCGGATTGGGGCTGATTTTTACGGCAGTGTCCAGTCGATCATTGACCGGCTCGGAGCGAGGCCCGTCCCTATTCAGATCCCGATCGGACGTGAGGCTGAATTCAGGGGGTCGATCGATCTTGTGAGGATGAAGGGGTTCTTTTACGACGATGAGACGTTGGGCGCCAAGTACAAGATCGATGAAATTCCCAGTGAACTCCTCGCTCAGGCCAAAGAATACCGAGAGAAAATGCTGGACGCCGTAGCGGAATTCGATGATCAGGTCATGGAAAAGTATTTGAACGGCCATCCGTTGACGGAAGAAGAGGTCATGCGTGCGATCAGGGCCGGAACCATTGCGATGAAAATCACTCCCGTGCTCTGTGGATCGGCCTTCAAGAACAAGGGTGTGCAGCAGTTGTTGGATGGTATCGTCGACTATCTGCCCTCCCCGCTCGATATTCCTCCGGTGAAAGGAGTGGATCCAAACAGCGGGAAGGAAGTGGAGCGAAAATCAGACGATGGCGAACCATTTGCGGCCTTGGCATTCAAGATCATGTCCGATCCATTTGCGGGTCAATTGACGTATTTTCGGGTCTATTCCGGGACGCTGAAGACCGGCACACCGGTTTTGAACGTGACGAAAGGGAGTAAGGATCGGATCGGGCGTCTCTTGAAAATGCACGCCAATAAGAGAGAGGAAATCGAC
This genomic interval carries:
- the fusA gene encoding elongation factor G (EF-G; promotes GTP-dependent translocation of the ribosome during translation; many organisms have multiple copies of this gene), whose protein sequence is MARQTSLERTRNIGIMAHIDAGKTTTTERILYYTGMTHKLGEVHEGAATMDWMEQERERGITITAAATTCFWRDHRINIIDTPGHVDFTIEVERSLRVLDGAVAAFDSVQGVEPQSETVWRQADKYQVPRIAFMNKMDRIGADFYGSVQSIIDRLGARPVPIQIPIGREAEFRGSIDLVRMKGFFYDDETLGAKYKIDEIPSELLAQAKEYREKMLDAVAEFDDQVMEKYLNGHPLTEEEVMRAIRAGTIAMKITPVLCGSAFKNKGVQQLLDGIVDYLPSPLDIPPVKGVDPNSGKEVERKSDDGEPFAALAFKIMSDPFAGQLTYFRVYSGTLKTGTPVLNVTKGSKDRIGRLLKMHANKREEIDEVYAGDIVAAVGLKGATTGDTLADEKQPVLLEIMKFPEPVIAMAIEPKTKQDQEKMGFALQKLAQEDPSFRVRTDEETAQTIIAGMGELHLEIIVDRMLREFKVEANVGKPEVAFRETIRRKAEAESKYIKQTGGRGQYGHVVLTVEPSESGKGLEFVNKIVGGAIPKEYIPAIEKGVRERMETGVVAGYPLRDVKVTVIDGSYHDVDSNEMAFKIAASMGFADACKKADPVLLEPIMKVEVLVPQEFMGDVIGNLNGRRGKVQGMKVRAGAQAIEAAVPLMEMFGYATDLRSRTQGRATYSMEFDRYEQVPKNIAEAIIKK